In one window of Methanolobus mangrovi DNA:
- a CDS encoding cation:proton antiporter, translating into MFPSIPLHEPVLIFALSMLVFLIAPLLFKSFRLPGMIGVILAGALIGPNALHILERDETIVLLGEIGLVYLMFIAGLEININKFIEKIDRSLVFGTLSFLIPQVAGTAAGYYVLGLPFIEALLFASVFASQTLLAYPVIKKLGIVNNEAITAAIGATLLTDTMTLMILAVVISSLEGSLDLFFWIRLLFGLTVFFVGSLFIVPRIARLFFSKLTDESYFEFLFVLAIAFILAYLAEIAGVEPIIGSFLAGLLLNRIIPNTSPLMNRIEFAGNVLFIPFFLFSVGMLTNIHSFFEGGNQLSVALWMIGAMFIGKFGAAWFTGKIYRYNRNQIMSMFGLSIGHAAAALAIVLVGFEAGLFNEGLVNAVVIMILIVGIISPQIVEIYGHRVSLAESVTCHLQETDSRILVSFSTQSAYKQLLMDLALMIREKRSSEPLHVLSVVKYDSDNSEKKVAEAEKMLMETTNYAACTEVPVKTHVRLGYNVASGIMGAILENRISTTVIGWDGIHSLKEGIIGSVIDQVLRGTKELVLVSMIRIPLCNTQRITLIIPPGMDHNSGFCSVADSIKRIAEQTSAPVKAIVVDDKPEKYKEFFNGSGSDISITFEDIEGWEALVGSLDARGECKNELIIIASARRDTPGWHSILQVLPRRITTFFSCNLIIAYSPSKERYDDKADHNIFLLR; encoded by the coding sequence ATGTTCCCGTCGATCCCTCTACATGAACCCGTGCTGATTTTCGCGTTGTCTATGCTTGTGTTCCTTATTGCACCTCTCCTATTCAAATCATTTAGATTACCCGGGATGATTGGTGTGATCCTTGCCGGTGCATTGATCGGTCCCAATGCGTTGCATATATTGGAGAGGGATGAGACCATAGTCCTTCTTGGTGAGATTGGTCTTGTTTATCTTATGTTCATAGCGGGACTGGAGATTAATATTAATAAGTTCATTGAGAAGATAGATAGGAGCTTGGTCTTTGGCACATTATCATTTTTAATTCCACAGGTTGCAGGCACTGCTGCAGGATATTATGTATTGGGTCTGCCCTTCATTGAAGCCCTCCTGTTTGCTTCCGTGTTTGCTTCACAAACCTTACTTGCATATCCCGTTATCAAGAAGCTTGGAATCGTCAACAATGAGGCCATCACTGCAGCGATTGGAGCTACTTTACTTACTGATACAATGACCTTGATGATTCTTGCTGTTGTGATTTCTTCTCTAGAGGGCAGCCTTGATTTATTCTTCTGGATCAGATTGCTTTTCGGGCTGACTGTTTTCTTTGTAGGCTCGTTGTTTATTGTACCTCGCATTGCACGATTGTTTTTCAGTAAACTTACAGATGAGAGTTATTTTGAATTTCTTTTTGTGTTAGCTATAGCATTTATACTTGCATATCTTGCAGAAATTGCCGGAGTTGAACCTATTATTGGGTCTTTTCTGGCCGGCCTTTTGCTTAATCGTATCATTCCAAATACCAGTCCACTCATGAACAGGATAGAGTTCGCTGGAAATGTATTGTTCATACCTTTCTTCCTTTTTTCAGTAGGAATGCTTACAAATATCCATTCTTTCTTTGAAGGAGGGAACCAGCTCAGCGTGGCACTCTGGATGATAGGCGCTATGTTCATTGGCAAGTTTGGAGCTGCATGGTTTACAGGGAAAATATACCGCTATAATAGGAATCAGATAATGAGCATGTTCGGTTTGTCTATTGGCCATGCTGCAGCAGCACTTGCAATTGTGTTAGTCGGTTTTGAAGCCGGTCTTTTCAATGAAGGTCTGGTAAATGCCGTAGTGATAATGATACTTATCGTCGGGATAATAAGTCCTCAGATTGTTGAGATTTATGGTCACAGGGTCTCTCTTGCAGAGAGTGTCACATGCCATCTTCAGGAAACAGACTCCCGTATACTTGTTTCATTTTCGACGCAATCTGCTTACAAGCAACTTTTAATGGACTTAGCCCTGATGATTCGGGAGAAAAGATCAAGTGAACCGTTGCATGTACTTTCTGTTGTAAAATATGATAGTGATAATTCTGAAAAAAAGGTTGCTGAAGCTGAGAAAATGCTTATGGAAACCACTAATTATGCTGCATGTACTGAAGTTCCTGTAAAAACTCATGTACGTCTTGGCTACAACGTAGCTTCCGGTATAATGGGAGCGATTCTTGAGAACAGAATCTCAACCACCGTAATAGGCTGGGATGGTATCCATTCCCTAAAGGAGGGTATTATAGGTTCGGTCATTGACCAGGTACTAAGGGGAACTAAGGAACTTGTGCTTGTTTCAATGATAAGGATTCCTTTGTGCAATACGCAGAGAATCACTCTTATAATCCCACCTGGTATGGATCATAATTCGGGTTTTTGTTCTGTAGCGGATTCCATAAAAAGAATAGCTGAACAGACATCAGCACCAGTGAAAGCTATAGTGGTGGATGATAAACCCGAAAAATATAAGGAATTTTTCAATGGGTCAGGTTCTGATATTTCCATCACATTTGAAGATATTGAAGGATGGGAAGCTCTTGTAGGTTCTCTGGATGCAAGAGGTGAATGTAAAAATGAGCTAATAATAATTGCAAGTGCTCGCCGTGACACTCCGGGGTGGCATTCGATATTACAAGTGCTACCGAGACGTATTACTACATTTTTCAGTTGTAATCTTATAATAGCTTATTCACCATCCAAAGAAAGATATGATGATAAAGCAGATCACAATATTTTCCTCCTTCGGTAA